One Penaeus monodon isolate SGIC_2016 chromosome 37, NSTDA_Pmon_1, whole genome shotgun sequence genomic region harbors:
- the LOC119596032 gene encoding papilin-like isoform X1: protein MCSMRTILVAAAILVPAMAIQPVPLLIRPAVLVSVAASQVAGQQAGVSFGQPLPRQHFMSQRDHLMRRDNGQVGSPLLRQSVPQQPSQTRAPQPQAASQQQFSSQPVQPAPQRFNNQLAGSPQVLPSQQFSNQQASFPQTQPSRQFNNQQTGSLQNQPGQQVSSLSGQPAPQKVNQLAGSPQTQPSQQISSQAGSLLRQPAQQLNNQQPSLSQAQPSRQQHNNQRAGSPQRQPVPQQHFSNQQAGTQLPQSAGHLQINNVTAQQFATGPARRHPLCGVIPDPGECRAAFPRYYFNTKTNQCDCFLYGGCGDEGLESSYMTLHECQAICFPANTFEGPNCKKVFQDDEITFEPAASLPSLPVPSITSGTQAQGSQPALPVRPDSVNSTSRNSNVTQQTAAESIGVASNQHTSERVPTKRHPLCGKMPSPGTCRGAFPRYYYNETMDQCDCFLYGGCGDEGLESSYASLAECQRVCVPVETLEGPACKEIFQDDQEVFEPLASGSRPNPGQTSVVDASNIGDEDLLGLFIR, encoded by the exons GTGCAGCATGAGGACGATTCTGGTGGCGGCTGCTATCCTTGTGCCAGCGATGGCCATCCAGCCCGTTCCCCTGCTCATCCGGCCCGCTGTCCTCGTTAGCGTGGCAGCATCTCAGGTTGCAGGTCAACAGGCTGGCGTCTCTTTTGGCCAGCCATTGCCCCGGCAACATTTCATGAGTCAGAGGGACCACTTAATGCGACGGGACAATGGTCAAGTTGGTTCCCCTCTCCTGCGACAATCAGTGCCTCAGCAGCCTTCACAGACACGGGCCCCTCAGCCTCAAGCAGCATCTCAGCAGCAGTTCAGCAGTCAGCCAGTGCAGCCGGCACCACAAAGGTTCAACAACCAACTAGCTGGTTCGCCACAAGTACTGCCGTCTCAGCAATTCAGTAACCAGCAAGCAAGTTTCCCTCAGACGCAGCCATCACGACAATTCAACAATCAACAAACAGGTTCTCTGCAAAACCAACCAGGTCAACAAGTCAGTAGTCTGTCAGGACAACCAGCACCTCAAAAGGTCAACCAACTGGCTGGTTCCCCACAAACACAGCCATCTCAGCAAATCAGCAGTCAGGCAGGTTCCCTGCTGAGACAACCTGCTCAGCAACTCAACAATCAACAACCAAGCTTATCACAAGCACAACCATCGCGACAGCAACATAACAACCAACGGGCGGGTAGTCCACAGAGACAACCAGTTCCTCAACAGCATTTCAGTAATCAGCAGGCCGGTACACAGCTTCCACAGTCTGCAGGCCATCTTCAGATTAACAATGTAACGGCACAGCAATTCGCGACCGGGCCTGCAAGACGCCATCCCTTGTGCGGGGTGATTCCTGACCCAGGGGAATGTCGAGCAGCCTTCCCGAG GTACTACTTCAACACGAAAACGAACCAGTGCGACTGCTTCCTCTACGGTGGCTGTGGGGACGAGGGCCTCGAATCGAGCTACATGACGCTGCACGAGTGCCAGGCAATATGCTTTCCAGCCAACACGTTTGAAGGACCCAACTGCAAGAAGGTGTTTCAAGACGACGAAATCACTTTCGAGCCTGCTGCTTCTTTGCCGTCCTTGCCCGTCCCGTCCATCACGTCTGGGACG CAGGCTCAGGGGAGTCAGCCAGCGCTTCCTGTAAGACCCGACAGTGTAAACAGTACATCACGAAACAGTAATGTAACACAACAGACAGCAGCAGAATCCATCGGTGTGGCATCGAACCAACACACCTCTGAAAGGGTACCAACAAAACGTCATCCACTTTGTGGGAAAATGCCCTCCCCAGGAACATGCCGAGGGGCCTTCCCGAG GTATTATTACAACGAAACCATGGACCAGTGTGATTGTTTCCTCTATGGCGGATGCGGAGACGAGGGTTTAGAGTCGAGTTACGCATCCTTAGCGGAATGCCAGCGAGTGTGTGTTCCAGTGGAAACGCTTGAAGGCCCCGCCTGTAAGGAGATCTTCCAAGACGACCAGGAAGTTTTCGAGCCTCTTGCTTCGGGATCTCGACCCAATCCTGGCCAGACTTCAGTCGTCGATGCGAGCAACATTGGCGATGAGGATTTGCTAGGACTGTTCATTCGCTAA
- the LOC119596032 gene encoding papilin-like isoform X2, producing the protein MCSMRTILVAAAILVPAMAIQPVPLLIRPAVLVSVAASQVAGQQAGVSFGQPLPRQHFMSQRDHLMRRDNGQVGSPLLRQSVPQQPSQTRAPQPQAASQQQFSSQPVQPAPQRFNNQLAGSPQVLPSQQFSNQQASFPQTQPSRQFNNQQTGSLQNQPGQQVSSLSGQPAPQKVNQLAGSPQTQPSQQISSQAGSLLRQPAQQLNNQQPSLSQAQPSRQQHNNQRAGSPQRQPVPQQHFSNQQAGTQLPQSAGHLQINNVTAQQFATGPARRHPLCGVIPDPGECRAAFPRYYFNTKTNQCDCFLYGGCGDEGLESSYMTLHECQAICFPANTFEGPNCKKVFQDDEITFEPAASLPSLPVPSITSGTAQGSQPALPVRPDSVNSTSRNSNVTQQTAAESIGVASNQHTSERVPTKRHPLCGKMPSPGTCRGAFPRYYYNETMDQCDCFLYGGCGDEGLESSYASLAECQRVCVPVETLEGPACKEIFQDDQEVFEPLASGSRPNPGQTSVVDASNIGDEDLLGLFIR; encoded by the exons GTGCAGCATGAGGACGATTCTGGTGGCGGCTGCTATCCTTGTGCCAGCGATGGCCATCCAGCCCGTTCCCCTGCTCATCCGGCCCGCTGTCCTCGTTAGCGTGGCAGCATCTCAGGTTGCAGGTCAACAGGCTGGCGTCTCTTTTGGCCAGCCATTGCCCCGGCAACATTTCATGAGTCAGAGGGACCACTTAATGCGACGGGACAATGGTCAAGTTGGTTCCCCTCTCCTGCGACAATCAGTGCCTCAGCAGCCTTCACAGACACGGGCCCCTCAGCCTCAAGCAGCATCTCAGCAGCAGTTCAGCAGTCAGCCAGTGCAGCCGGCACCACAAAGGTTCAACAACCAACTAGCTGGTTCGCCACAAGTACTGCCGTCTCAGCAATTCAGTAACCAGCAAGCAAGTTTCCCTCAGACGCAGCCATCACGACAATTCAACAATCAACAAACAGGTTCTCTGCAAAACCAACCAGGTCAACAAGTCAGTAGTCTGTCAGGACAACCAGCACCTCAAAAGGTCAACCAACTGGCTGGTTCCCCACAAACACAGCCATCTCAGCAAATCAGCAGTCAGGCAGGTTCCCTGCTGAGACAACCTGCTCAGCAACTCAACAATCAACAACCAAGCTTATCACAAGCACAACCATCGCGACAGCAACATAACAACCAACGGGCGGGTAGTCCACAGAGACAACCAGTTCCTCAACAGCATTTCAGTAATCAGCAGGCCGGTACACAGCTTCCACAGTCTGCAGGCCATCTTCAGATTAACAATGTAACGGCACAGCAATTCGCGACCGGGCCTGCAAGACGCCATCCCTTGTGCGGGGTGATTCCTGACCCAGGGGAATGTCGAGCAGCCTTCCCGAG GTACTACTTCAACACGAAAACGAACCAGTGCGACTGCTTCCTCTACGGTGGCTGTGGGGACGAGGGCCTCGAATCGAGCTACATGACGCTGCACGAGTGCCAGGCAATATGCTTTCCAGCCAACACGTTTGAAGGACCCAACTGCAAGAAGGTGTTTCAAGACGACGAAATCACTTTCGAGCCTGCTGCTTCTTTGCCGTCCTTGCCCGTCCCGTCCATCACGTCTGGGACG GCTCAGGGGAGTCAGCCAGCGCTTCCTGTAAGACCCGACAGTGTAAACAGTACATCACGAAACAGTAATGTAACACAACAGACAGCAGCAGAATCCATCGGTGTGGCATCGAACCAACACACCTCTGAAAGGGTACCAACAAAACGTCATCCACTTTGTGGGAAAATGCCCTCCCCAGGAACATGCCGAGGGGCCTTCCCGAG GTATTATTACAACGAAACCATGGACCAGTGTGATTGTTTCCTCTATGGCGGATGCGGAGACGAGGGTTTAGAGTCGAGTTACGCATCCTTAGCGGAATGCCAGCGAGTGTGTGTTCCAGTGGAAACGCTTGAAGGCCCCGCCTGTAAGGAGATCTTCCAAGACGACCAGGAAGTTTTCGAGCCTCTTGCTTCGGGATCTCGACCCAATCCTGGCCAGACTTCAGTCGTCGATGCGAGCAACATTGGCGATGAGGATTTGCTAGGACTGTTCATTCGCTAA